The Faecalibacterium prausnitzii genome includes a window with the following:
- a CDS encoding helix-turn-helix domain-containing protein, with the protein MNAKDFGAFLARTRKACGLTQADLAAQLHVTDKAVSRWERGVGLPDINTLEPLADALGLTLSDLMHCRDPQEAPLPNAEPTLEDFLTMLRRPHSIDWHSVRAALLCLSILLAVWGVCFHPGVLAVHWHGLGNGDFRADGWMQSILIFPLLLALECFFLNLWRLFEQTGYFRHWGESDTVLTNSLALLSPGVRLVKFALDYFFFFCCGLTVPFCEFLLIVMN; encoded by the coding sequence ATGAACGCCAAAGATTTCGGGGCCTTTCTGGCCCGGACCCGCAAGGCCTGCGGGCTGACGCAGGCCGACCTGGCCGCACAGCTACATGTGACCGACAAGGCCGTCAGCCGCTGGGAACGGGGCGTCGGTCTGCCGGACATCAACACGCTGGAACCACTGGCGGACGCACTGGGCCTGACGCTCTCCGACCTGATGCACTGCCGCGACCCGCAGGAAGCTCCTCTGCCAAACGCCGAACCCACACTGGAAGATTTCCTGACCATGCTCCGCCGTCCGCACAGCATCGACTGGCACTCCGTCCGGGCCGCGCTGCTCTGCCTGAGCATTCTGCTGGCCGTCTGGGGCGTATGCTTCCACCCCGGTGTTCTTGCCGTTCACTGGCACGGCCTTGGCAATGGAGATTTCCGAGCGGACGGCTGGATGCAGTCTATCCTGATCTTTCCGTTGCTTCTGGCGCTGGAGTGTTTCTTCCTGAACCTTTGGCGTCTCTTTGAGCAGACCGGATATTTTCGCCACTGGGGCGAGTCGGATACAGTCCTTACAAATTCGCTGGCTCTTCTCTCCCCCGGTGTCCGCCTTGTAAAGTTCGCACTGGATTATTTCTTCTTTTTCTGCTGTGGACTGACGGTGCCGTTTTGCGAGTTTCTCCTGATCGTGATGAATTGA
- the trpS gene encoding tryptophan--tRNA ligase, with protein sequence MKQIILTGDRPTGRLHVGHYVGSLKERVRLQNSGKFDEIYIMIADAQALTDNADNPEKVRQNILQVALDYLAVGIDPAKAHIFIQSMVPELTELSFYYMNLVTVSRLQRNPTVKAEIQQKNFETSIPVGFFTYPISQAADITAFRATTVPAGEDQMPMLEQCREIVHKFNAVYGETLTEPEILLPSNHACLRLPGIDGKAKMSKSLGNCIYLSDEPEDIKKKIMSMYTDPGHLRVQDPGKVEGNPVFTYLDAFSRPEHFAEFLPEYQNLDELKAHYQRGGLGDVKIKKFLNAVMQAELEPIRTRRKEWEQRLPEVVEILKEGSAVAEQTAAATLADVRKSMRIDYFTDNNLLK encoded by the coding sequence ATGAAACAGATCATTTTGACCGGCGACCGCCCCACAGGCCGCCTGCATGTGGGCCACTACGTCGGCTCCCTGAAAGAGCGTGTCCGCCTGCAGAATTCCGGCAAGTTCGATGAGATCTACATCATGATCGCCGATGCGCAGGCGCTGACCGACAACGCCGACAACCCGGAGAAGGTGCGCCAGAACATCCTGCAGGTGGCGCTGGACTATCTGGCCGTGGGCATCGACCCCGCCAAGGCCCACATCTTCATCCAGTCCATGGTGCCGGAACTGACCGAGCTGAGCTTCTATTATATGAACCTTGTCACGGTGTCCCGCCTGCAGCGCAACCCCACCGTCAAGGCCGAGATCCAGCAGAAGAACTTTGAAACCAGCATCCCGGTCGGCTTCTTCACCTATCCCATCAGCCAGGCAGCCGACATCACCGCCTTCCGCGCCACCACCGTCCCGGCAGGCGAGGACCAGATGCCCATGCTGGAGCAGTGCCGCGAGATCGTCCACAAGTTCAACGCCGTCTACGGCGAGACGCTGACCGAGCCGGAGATCCTGCTGCCGTCCAACCACGCCTGCCTGCGCCTGCCGGGCATTGACGGCAAGGCCAAGATGAGCAAGTCTCTGGGCAACTGCATCTACCTGTCCGATGAACCGGAGGACATCAAGAAGAAGATCATGTCCATGTACACCGATCCCGGCCATCTGCGGGTGCAGGACCCCGGCAAGGTGGAGGGCAACCCCGTCTTCACCTATCTGGATGCGTTCAGCCGCCCGGAGCACTTCGCCGAGTTCCTGCCGGAGTACCAGAACCTCGACGAGCTCAAGGCGCATTATCAGCGCGGCGGCCTGGGCGATGTGAAGATCAAGAAGTTCCTGAACGCCGTCATGCAGGCCGAACTGGAGCCCATCCGCACCCGCCGCAAGGAGTGGGAGCAGCGTCTGCCGGAGGTCGTGGAGATCCTGAAGGAGGGCAGCGCCGTGGCCGAACAGACCGCCGCCGCCACCCTCGCCGATGTCCGCAAGTCCATGCGGATCGACTACTTTACGGATAACAATCTGCTGAAGTAA
- the pckA gene encoding phosphoenolpyruvate carboxykinase (ATP), translating to MAKVDLSKYGITGTTEIVYNPSYEQLFEEETKPSLEGFEKGQVSELGAVNVMTGIYTGRSPKDKFIVMDENSKDTVWWTSDAYKNDNHPASEEAWNAVKEIAKKELSNKRLYVVDAFCGANKDTRMAVRFIMEVAWQAHFVTNMFIKPTAEELANFEPDFVVYNASKAKVENYKELGLNSETAVMFNITSKEQVIVNTWYGGEMKKGMFSMMNYFLPLKGIASMHCSANTDKEGKNTAIFFGLSGTGKTTLSTDPKRLLIGDDEHGWDDNGVFNFEGGCYAKVINLDKDSEPDIYNAIKRNALLENVTLDAEGHIDFADKSVTENTRVSYPIDHIQNIVRPISSAPAAKNVIFLSADAFGVLPPVSILTPEQTQYYFLSGFTAKLAGTERGITEPTPTFSACFGQAFLELHPTKYAEELVKKMQKSGAKAYLVNTGWNGTGKRISIKDTRGIIDAILSGAINEAPTKKIPYFDFEVPTELPGVDPAILDPRDTYADASQWEEKAKDLAGRFVKNFAKYEGNEHGKALVSAGPQL from the coding sequence ATGGCAAAGGTAGATCTGAGCAAGTATGGTATCACCGGCACGACGGAGATCGTGTACAATCCCTCTTACGAGCAGCTGTTTGAAGAGGAGACCAAGCCCAGTCTGGAAGGCTTCGAGAAGGGCCAGGTCAGCGAACTGGGCGCTGTCAACGTCATGACCGGCATCTACACCGGCCGTTCCCCCAAGGATAAGTTCATCGTCATGGACGAGAACTCCAAGGACACCGTGTGGTGGACTAGCGACGCATACAAGAACGACAACCACCCCGCTTCTGAGGAAGCCTGGAATGCCGTCAAGGAGATCGCAAAGAAGGAGCTGTCCAACAAGCGCCTGTATGTGGTCGATGCCTTCTGCGGTGCCAACAAGGACACCCGCATGGCCGTTCGTTTCATCATGGAAGTGGCCTGGCAGGCACACTTCGTGACCAACATGTTCATCAAGCCCACCGCTGAGGAGCTGGCAAACTTCGAGCCGGATTTCGTTGTTTACAACGCATCCAAGGCCAAGGTCGAGAACTACAAGGAGCTGGGCCTGAACTCTGAGACTGCTGTTATGTTCAACATCACCAGCAAGGAGCAGGTCATCGTCAACACCTGGTACGGCGGCGAGATGAAGAAGGGCATGTTCTCCATGATGAACTACTTCCTGCCGCTGAAGGGCATCGCTTCCATGCACTGCTCTGCCAACACCGATAAGGAGGGCAAGAACACCGCCATCTTCTTCGGTCTGTCCGGCACCGGCAAGACCACCCTGTCCACCGACCCCAAGCGCCTGCTGATCGGCGACGACGAGCACGGCTGGGATGACAACGGCGTCTTCAACTTCGAGGGCGGCTGCTACGCAAAGGTCATCAACCTGGACAAGGACTCCGAGCCTGATATCTACAACGCCATCAAGCGCAACGCTCTGCTGGAGAACGTTACTCTGGATGCTGAGGGCCACATCGACTTCGCAGACAAGAGCGTCACCGAGAACACCCGTGTGTCCTACCCCATCGACCACATCCAGAACATCGTCCGCCCCATCTCCTCTGCACCCGCAGCCAAGAACGTCATCTTCCTGTCTGCTGACGCATTCGGCGTTCTGCCCCCGGTCTCCATCCTGACCCCGGAGCAGACCCAGTACTACTTCCTGTCCGGCTTCACTGCAAAGCTGGCAGGCACCGAGCGCGGCATCACCGAGCCCACCCCCACCTTCTCCGCCTGCTTCGGCCAGGCCTTCCTGGAGCTGCACCCCACCAAGTATGCTGAGGAGCTGGTCAAGAAGATGCAGAAGAGCGGCGCCAAGGCTTATCTGGTCAACACCGGCTGGAACGGCACCGGCAAGCGCATCTCCATCAAGGATACCCGCGGCATCATCGATGCCATCCTGAGCGGCGCCATCAACGAGGCTCCCACCAAGAAGATTCCCTACTTCGACTTCGAGGTTCCCACCGAGCTGCCCGGCGTTGATCCCGCCATCCTGGACCCCCGCGACACCTATGCAGATGCTTCCCAGTGGGAAGAGAAGGCAAAGGACCTGGCTGGCCGCTTCGTCAAGAACTTCGCCAAGTACGAAGGCAACGAGCACGGCAAGGCTCTGGTCTCCGCAGGCCCCCAGCTGTAA
- a CDS encoding helix-turn-helix domain-containing protein: MILAEKIALLRRQNGWSQEELADQLNVSRQAVSKWEGGTSIPDLDKILKLSALFEVSTDYLLKDELEQPDATAPLPKEERVTEPCRTVSFDEANAYLSTVQAVHGKMAAGVGLCILSPIALLVLGAWSDGTPNEERMAGLGVIFLLLFVALGLLLILPAAIRLEAFEYLEKEQIALAYGVEGIVERQKQEYAPTYRRSMTQGVVLCVLAVVPILGTAMLGVPDFWVAAAVGLLLAIVAGAVQLFIRAGMTQGSFDKLLQTGEYTVREKWTNRRVGWFAGAYWCLVTAVYLAVSFWNNNWEKSWIIWAVAGLVFAALYSAVRAWADRKNR; this comes from the coding sequence ATGATCTTAGCCGAAAAAATTGCCCTTCTCCGCCGCCAGAATGGATGGAGCCAGGAAGAGCTTGCCGATCAGTTGAACGTTTCGCGTCAGGCTGTCTCGAAGTGGGAGGGCGGAACGTCCATCCCCGACTTGGATAAAATTCTGAAGCTGAGTGCTCTGTTTGAAGTGAGCACCGACTACTTATTAAAAGATGAGCTGGAACAGCCCGATGCCACGGCCCCGCTGCCGAAGGAAGAGCGGGTGACGGAACCCTGCCGCACCGTCTCATTTGACGAGGCAAACGCATATCTCAGCACGGTGCAGGCCGTGCATGGGAAGATGGCGGCGGGTGTGGGCTTGTGCATCCTCAGCCCCATCGCGCTGCTTGTTCTGGGCGCATGGAGCGATGGTACACCCAACGAAGAGCGGATGGCAGGGCTCGGTGTCATCTTCCTGCTGCTCTTCGTCGCGCTGGGGCTGCTGCTCATCCTGCCCGCCGCCATCCGGCTGGAAGCGTTCGAATATCTGGAAAAAGAGCAGATCGCCCTTGCCTATGGTGTGGAGGGCATCGTGGAGCGGCAGAAACAGGAGTATGCGCCCACCTACCGCCGCAGCATGACCCAGGGCGTGGTGCTCTGTGTGCTGGCCGTGGTGCCGATCCTGGGTACGGCCATGCTGGGAGTACCAGACTTCTGGGTCGCTGCCGCAGTCGGCCTGCTGCTGGCCATTGTGGCCGGTGCAGTACAGTTGTTCATCCGGGCCGGGATGACCCAGGGCAGCTTTGATAAGCTGCTGCAAACGGGGGAATACACCGTCCGCGAAAAGTGGACGAACCGCCGCGTCGGTTGGTTTGCCGGGGCCTACTGGTGCCTTGTGACGGCGGTGTACCTCGCTGTCAGCTTCTGGAACAACAACTGGGAAAAGAGCTGGATCATCTGGGCCGTGGCCGGGCTTGTCTTCGCCGCCCTCTACTCTGCCGTCCGTGCGTGGGCAGACAGAAAAAATCGGTAA